A genome region from Pelodiscus sinensis isolate JC-2024 chromosome 27, ASM4963464v1, whole genome shotgun sequence includes the following:
- the LOC102457818 gene encoding uncharacterized protein LOC102457818, whose protein sequence is MPQFTFACFCGLHGFCKTKRKKEEPSAGQETSV, encoded by the coding sequence ATGCCCCAGTTTACCTTTGCTTGCTTCTGCGGACTCCATGGCTTCTGCAAGacgaagaggaaaaaggaagagcccagtgcagggcaggagacATCTGTATGA